The Flavobacterium commune genome contains the following window.
AAATAGCCATTTTGTTCTGAGACAGCTCTTTTTTCGGGTGTAAACGAAATACCAGTATAAGCCCTGTATGCAACATCATAAGGAATTTCTTCTTTAAAAAAAGGATAGTTTTCTTCTTTTTCTACAGCTTTTTTAATTTCTTTTTTATCGGTTTTTTTTGCCTCTTTTTTCAAAAACTTAAAAATACCGTCGCTATCCGGTTGTAGAATAAAATCGGCTGCTTTTTGTGCTGCTGAACTGGCGCGCATTAAGAAACGATTGTCTTTTTTTAGTTGTGGAACAAGCACTTCATTCCAGCCTTTTAAATAGCCAGCATGATTTTTATTGGTGTAAAACATAATTCCCGCCTGTGCTGATAAAAACACGGCTCCAAATTCGGCAGTTAGTTCCTCGAATGCGTATTCAGGCGAACCAAACGCACCCGAAAAATCACGCTTCAAACGGTTTTCGTGTCCTGTGCTATGGCTGAGTTCGTGAAATAGTGTTCTGTAAAAATCCTGTGAACTTTTGAATTTATCAATAGGCGGCATACTAACCAAATCCTTACTTGGAGCAAAGAAAGCTTTGTTTCCTTTGTACTCAATTTTAGGGTTTGGTTTTGGATAATGCGTAACTATTTTTTCGGCAATATCTATGGTTTGATTGTTGCCTGCTTTTACATCGTTTGTGACTTTTCCAAGTAACTTAAAGTTATCTAAATCAAAATCGATTCCCTCAATATCAGAAGCACTAAAAACGTTATAATACTTTAAGAAGAAAAATTCTTTCTTGTCTCCTTTTTTGGCTGTTTCGCTTCCTGCTGCCTTATTAATTCTTTCAATTTCGGCATCACTGTATTCTTTTTCAGTTCTTGAAAAGTAAACAACCTCCTGTCCTTTACTGCCTTTTTTTAACTTACCGCCTTTTTCTTTTATTTGCGTAAAAGTTAAAAAATAGGGGTTATCCAGTGTACCAAATAAAGGGGTTAACATCATGCTGTTAATTCCTCTGTATGGTTTTTTTGAAACAAAATTGTACGGAATTAAATAGCCTTCGTCATTCCAAGCTCTTTCATAATCGCCTTTATTGGCTTTTTCAATTAAATCCAGCATTCGCTTAGTAACCATATCATAAATAGCATCGGGAGAAACTGCCTTACCCAAACCATAAATTTGTTCGTGGTTTTCGGTTTCCATATCGATACCGTGCAGCATTCCGTTAAAATCTTCGGGATTAGGGCAGCCAAGACCTACCACTCTCGCAGCTTTTCTAATTTGGTAGCGTTCTTTGCTTGGGATTCCTTTTTTATGCCAGGTTATTACTCCATGCTTATTGATGCTGGCTACTTTCACGTTGTCCTGCATATAATGCAGTTCTTCACCTTTTTTTTTAGGAACAACGGGAACGCTTAAACCCCTAGTCTCACGAGCAGGGGTATCTATTTCTATTTCGAATTTTTTATCGTCCGGGTAGTTGGCTAAAAACTTCGAAACTCGTTCGTAAACTTCTTTATGATTTTCGGCTTTGGCTTTGGCTTGCAATTCGATTAAGTATTCACGAGTTACAGTAGTGCCTGCCAATCCATTGAATTGTTTGGTAACTGACATAGTTTTGGTTTAATGGTGTTTGTTTATTGCTTTACAATCCAGCTTTTTCCCAAGGCATCTACAACGGTATGAATTTGGTAATTATTTACATTGGTGTCTAGTCCGCCTGTTAAAAACTGCTGAACCACATTTACCAACGACAATTGCACCGTAATTCCCTCAATAACATAGTTAGAATAGGCTGGTAACTCGAATTTGTTTTCGCCTTCTCCTTTTGGTAAAGCATTGCCTATAAGAACTCCCTTGTACAGCAACTGTATTTGTTTTACGGTTATCAATCCCGCACTATAAATAGTCATATCGAACTTGGTAGGATTGTGAAAGGCAATATCCAAGTCTAATAATACCCGGGCTTGCGGTGTGCCAAAATCACGAAGTCTCAAATTGCGCAAATTGCGCAAATCCATTGTCATGTTTTCAATGACTTTTGAAAATTCATTTTTTTTCTTAAAAGCAAAAAGTGTGCTTACAACTGCTGCACCGCCTAACCATGCTAAAATAGTTTTTCCCTCCATGATCTTAAATTTTTTCTACATCCGAAGCCTTTACAAAGCCTTTTCTTAGAGCGTTAAACATTCCATAATAATAAATCAGATAGTAACCGCTGGCGTTCATAGTCGATTTTATTAAGCCTACTTTTTCGCCATAGTCAAAGGTGCTTACTACATTTCCGCTGGAGTAGTAACTTCCATCGGCTTTAGCAACAGCTCCATATACTTTGACTCCTTGCGGATTTTTTGCCTGAATATTAGTATTTAACGGTAGAACAGGAACAATTATTAATGTAGGCAATGTAGGGTATTGCGCTAGTGTAACTTGTTTTACTCCTTTGGTAGTAAGTAGTTTTTTTTCGGTTATTGGCCCAAAAATACCGTCCACCTCGCTACCACTCATTCCCATTAAAAGCTGTAGTTTACCCACTTCTAAACCTCTTGAACCAAGAGAAAGAACTTTGTTTAAATCGGGTTTAGCTGCTGCCGGAGTAGAGGATGGAGTATCGGTAGTTAAATCGTCTGTTGGTTCGGTATTACTGTTACCGTTCATAGCGTATAAGCCTACACCTGCCAGTAATGCAATGCCGAGATACAAATACGTATTATCCCCTTTTTTTGGGGTTGTGGTGGTTGTTTTCATTTGGTGGTTGGTTTAATGGTGTTTTAAAGTCTCAGACTTTTGGTTTGATAAAAGTAATAAATTTTAGCAATAAATAACCTATTGTTACTGCTCCAATTTGCATTAAAATTATTTGCCATTTAGGAAGAGGTTTATCTACCGGGATTTCTTTAGTTTTATAAAGCGTTACTGTTTTGGTAATGCGGTAATACACTTTATAAATTTTATTCTCAGTAGCTCCAATTTTGCTGTTAAAATTCAGGCTTTTGTCTTTCGAATTGTAATTGACGTTATACGAATTGGCTCCCGATTTTTTAGAGGTGTTCAATTGGCTTAATAATTTATCAATTGCAATTTGACAAACGGAATCGCACTCTTTTTTTTCGGTTTTGATACTGCCAATGATGATCTTCAAACTGTCCACAATTGCCTGATTGCGAATAGTAAATTTCACTAAATTGATGCTGTCATGGTTAACGATGGTGGTTTCTTTAACTTCGTTAATCGGTTGGGTAGTTTTGCAGCTAAATAACATCAGCAGCAAAATCAATATTGCGAAAAGATTTAAAAGGAAATACTTTTTCATGGCTTGCGGTTTTTTTTGTTCGTTTTCCATTCGTCGTGCATGATGTACCAGCGTTGCAATTGGTAGCCTACGTAAATGATGAAACCTATTAATTTAAAAGCAAAGTCTATGTTTATGGTACTAAATAGGGCTATCATAATGGAGAATATGGCGGTTGATTTAATTTCTATAATTTCGGCTAGTAGTTTCATTATGGCATAGGGTTAAGGTTAGACAATGTTTGTTTGAAGTTGAAATAGGTAAACAAAAAATAAATAAATATTCCTGCTGTTTTTATGGTAGCTTCTGTTTTTGGTTCTAATCCAAATCCTGCTATTATGCTAAAATTTTCATTTAGCAAGGCTATTAATCCATAGAAAAATGTACCTATTTTCCATAGTAAGGTGTTTCTTTTAGGTGTAGGTTGGTTTAGTTTTCCCATAATGCTAATGTCTATTGAATTGATACTGTGGTTTTCGTCTATTGTGTCTAGTAGTTCTACTAAAAATTTACCTCTTTTGGTTAGTGTGCCTTTGAGTTGGTTTTTTCCCAAGGCACTCGAAATGGTTTCTCCCGGAACGCCAAACGCATAACCGTCTTCTGTAATTAATACTTTGTTCCAAAATGCCCTAAACTCCCTGTTTGCAAAAACATCTATATTTTTTGCTGTGTCTCTGAAATAACCTTTTGTTTTTTCCACATAAAACAGATTCACAAACGTTAATGGGAATAAAAGGATATATGCGATTATGAATAGAAAAAAGCCCATTTACTCTACAAATTCAAAACCTTGGTTTTCCAAGGTGTCGCCGTTAATAACGCATTTCTTAAGGATGAACATTCTAGCCAAAGGATTAGTTACAATAATCTCAGGCAATTGAATTGAACCACCTTCAAAATATTGTTGAACATCTGTAAAATTTGGATAACCGATTTCAGTAATAACAGCACCTTCGGGCAAAGCTCCTGCATTAGCCATTAATACAGGAAGCATAGGTACTGGTTCTGTCTCTCCTTCAAGCAAGCACATCATGGTTTGATTAGTAGATTCAGCCGTAAAATCAATACCTTTGAACGGCAAAAATGCCTCAGCTATAATTTGTTTTTCACCATTATCAACCCAGTACATAATGAAATCTACTTTTAAATAATTAGAGTGGCGGTCTAGTTGTCCTATTCTTTCTTCAACAAACATTTCAGGATATAATCCTTTTGTAAATGGATGGGTGTAGTTTAATTTTTTTAGTTTCATTTTATATCTTTTAAGTTAACCAATTAGTACCGTCATAAGTAACCATACATTTTTCAGAACCACCACCTGTAACAATCCCTCTATAAGTAGGTGTCAAAGCATCAGTAACAAAAGCTACCATTCCAGAAACAGGTGTAGCAGGTAAATTAGCAACTGTAGTGTTTTTTAATACTACATAAGCTGCTCTAAATCCGCCATTAGAGTCTATCGAAGCAATTAAAGGACTTGTTTGAGGATTAGTTGTTCCTTTTCTAAATTCTAAATAATTGGCAGTAGCATTAGAATTTTGAAGATTATAAATTATAAAAGGTTTAGAATGTCCTGAAGTACCAGCAAACATAACAGCACCAGCTATAACTGAAGCGTCATTTTGTACATTTGTCTGAATACCTATACCTCCGTAAACTTCTAACGCCAACCATTTATGTGCGTTTTGAAAATTTACAGCATAAATAGCTGCATTAGCATAACCCGAAGAAGTGTCATAATTTTGTATGACGAACCTTCCATTTGTGCCCGTTGAAGACCTGGTTAAATTCACATTACCAGTATGTGTTTTAGTCCCTGAAATTGTTTGATTTGTCGATAAAGTGACAACATCATTTACAGTTAAATTATCCCCATAAACCGCCCATGTATCAGTTCCAACTTTTTCCAAAAAGAAAGTTTTACCTGTAGAAAAAATTAAATTTATATTTATAAAAGTAACACCAGCCCCTTGAACAGTCACAGTACCACTACCTTGCACCGTAAATGATTTTTTAGTACCTATAGCAATTGCTACGGTAGCATCAGTAGGAACGTTTAAAGCAATTGGATTAGTTGCTGTAAAAACGGTTTTCTTTTTTATATCGGCAATAGATAAGGTATAGTTTACTGATGCTGTGGTTTCAATATCGAGAATCCATGTTTTGTATAAGTTGTCGAAAAACGTTTTTAAATTCGTTTTAATCGTTGAAAATTTCCAAAACTTGGTTTTGTTACTGTCTTCACTATCAGCATTACCTATTTTATCATCGTCATGGATAGTCAATTTCTCTTCGGCTGTAGCGATTAAATTACCTAAATCAACCACCTTACCCACAAACTCCAAAGTCCCACCGTTGTAATCCGTCATTATCGCTTTGAAATGGATAATTTCTTTAGGTTGTATTTCTAAGTCTTCTTCATTTGGGAATAAGAAAACGTATCTTTCCTGCTCAATTACTCCCGAATTGTGTTTGATAATAAAAGGCGTTGCCTGATCGTTTTTGATGTAAAAATCCTGTCCGTAAAAATATTTAGGGATCAGGTTCGAATTATGTAAAGAGTGTAATTCGGTAACTGTTCCTATAAAAGTAAATCCACTACCTTCTTTAGTCGAAATATCTAAATCGGTAATTACTCCAGTTGTATCAATTGGATTAAAATGGAAAGAATCTTTACGGACAAAATAACTGGTATCTATAGTATTGTTCGAACTTACAACATGAACAGATTTAGCAATCAAAACTACATTATCAATCAAAGAAGCACCTGTAAAACGAGCTGGTTTTATAGGAGTGATTTCGATGCTGTTAAAATCATTGCTGGTAAATGCAAAACGGTTAAAATCGACTAAAACGGTCTCATAAACCGCAGGATTTTTAAAAAAAGGATAATCAATACCCGATGTTATGGTTTCGGAACTGGAAACTACCGTGTCATTCAATAAAAACTTAAAAGTAAATCCTGAGTAGCCTGAGCCTTGGTAATTTTGCAATAGCTTTAAGCGTAAAGCATCAAATTGAGAGGCATCGTGAATGTTTACAGTATCTTTGAATTTAATGATACTAACAAGTCTTATTGCTTTAGTTCCTTCAAATGGTTCTCCTGTATGGTTAAAATTAGTTCCCGCACTTGTTGCAGTTGTTTGCCACTCAACATTTTGTTTGTACACCACCACATCAGCAACCGGAGTAGGGTTTGGGTCGGCTTCCGGTTCTACGGTGTTGGCTTTAACGTCTCTTGTGGTTATAAAAATTTCGTTAGCCGTGTCAACAGTAGGTGCAATGGGTTCGGCTGCCGGATTTCCTGCAATAGCAAAAGCACCTGAAGCATTTAAACCAAAGGTGTCTGTTCTGTCTAAGGTAGCGTGTGAGCCTTCAAGTGTTATTTTTTTAGAACCTGCCGGGAATGCCTGACCGTTGATATAGTATAACGGATAGGTTACTTCGTACTCATAACCTATGCGAGTCCACACTACAAAGATTTTTCCCGGTGCTCCTGTTTTAATTCCCTGGGCGTTTTCTACAGCTGTAAGGCGTTGCTCTAAATCAACGTTGTTTTCGTTTACAATTGTAGTGCTTCCGTTAGGTTTTACAACACCTATAGTTATGTTTTGTTTTCCGCTCATCGATTGTGTTCTTTATATTTTTTGTATCCTAAATAAGCTGCAATTCCTATCAATATTAAGCCACCTGTCCCGATGGCAATGCGTTTTTTGAGAATGAAAAGCTTTTTAATCGGTTAAGCCACCCGCCTAAAAATTCGCCTCCAAGGCTATAGTAATAACTTGCTCTTGCGGTTTTGATTTTTGTAAAAAGGGATTGCTGGTTAACCGAGTTAATGGCTCGGGCGGTTACGGGTCCAATATCACCATCGACTACAATGTTTTTATTGAAATCATTTTTCAAAATACGTTGTACGATGGTACCTATAGGACTTTCGCCTGAATTGACAGCATGATCTGCAATTAAGTTGGCTACTGATTGATTTGTAAGTGAATCCCCTTGTACGTCGTCCCAAAAGTATTTTTTGTACAAAGCTTCGGCTTTAGATTTAGTAATAGCTTTCATATCAGCTACTGTAGGCGGTCTCCCGATAATATCCTCATAAAAACGAGCCGAAATACCGTGATTTGTTCCTACTCTTTGACCTAATGAGTTATAATTGCCATTGTCTCCGGACAGGTTTTGATAACCGCCCTCTATTTTTTGAAGTATTGGAATAAAAAGTTTGAAGTTTGCCATGGTGTTTGGTTTTTAATTAAAATTGCCGTTTACCACTCTTTATGGCTTAGAGTGGCAAGGGCAATTTCACGCAATGAGTAATTATTAAATTTTTGCTTTTACGGTTGCTTTTGCGCTGTGTATTTTGTAGGCTATTAAACCTAAACCTGTGCCTATTCCCAACCATAAAAGCCAGTTTGTTTTGTTTTTTGGTTTTGCGTAAACGGTTACTTCATTTAAAGCTTCCGCAGAGGAAAGCATATTGATTGCCTTTGGTAAATCGGCTGCTTTGCTTTCGTAATCTTCATAACCTATGTATGATACTTTGATAATATCCGTTGATAAAATATTTGTTAGAGAAAAATAGCCGTTTCCGTTAGTTTGAATTTTAGCCACACCGTTAACGCTTATGTTTGCACCCGGTAAACTCTCTCCGTCATCGGCAATAACAACTCCTGATACATTAATTCTAGTAGCTGCCGGGGTTGCAGTATTAAATGAAGTTGTAAGAGGAGTATAAAGCGACTGGGAGTCGTGTAATAATTGAGTAAAATAATTAGCCATGGTACGGTATTTTTAGTTAATCGATACTTTCTTCTTTTTTGTTTTCTGCCATCAGTAAAGCGGTTACGGCTACAGCTGCCCAAATCCATAACACCGATTTCTTTTTAGGAGCGGTTGGCGTTGCAGCGGTTGGTGTTGTTGCGCTTGCCGTTTCACCAACAGGAGGTGTATAAAATTCTTCGTAAATCCTTTCTTTAACTGCGGTTTTAGCAGTCAGGCTGTTTTCGGTTTCGTAAAATGAAACACAGTTGTTGTCTAGTGCCATAATTATAGATGATAAGGGTATTTTAATCTTAGTATAGCGTATTCTTTGCCCGATAATTCGTTGAATAACCAGTCTTTTAGACCTAATAGGGGTAAGCTTGAAAATGGGTCAAAGCT
Protein-coding sequences here:
- a CDS encoding peptidoglycan-binding domain-containing protein — its product is MKTTTTTPKKGDNTYLYLGIALLAGVGLYAMNGNSNTEPTDDLTTDTPSSTPAAAKPDLNKVLSLGSRGLEVGKLQLLMGMSGSEVDGIFGPITEKKLLTTKGVKQVTLAQYPTLPTLIIVPVLPLNTNIQAKNPQGVKVYGAVAKADGSYYSSGNVVSTFDYGEKVGLIKSTMNASGYYLIYYYGMFNALRKGFVKASDVEKI
- a CDS encoding carboxypeptidase-like regulatory domain-containing protein, translated to MANYFTQLLHDSQSLYTPLTTSFNTATPAATRINVSGVVIADDGESLPGANISVNGVAKIQTNGNGYFSLTNILSTDIIKVSYIGYEDYESKAADLPKAINMLSSAEALNEVTVYAKPKNKTNWLLWLGIGTGLGLIAYKIHSAKATVKAKI
- a CDS encoding glycoside hydrolase family 108 protein, whose protein sequence is MANFKLFIPILQKIEGGYQNLSGDNGNYNSLGQRVGTNHGISARFYEDIIGRPPTVADMKAITKSKAEALYKKYFWDDVQGDSLTNQSVANLIADHAVNSGESPIGTIVQRILKNDFNKNIVVDGDIGPVTARAINSVNQQSLFTKIKTARASYYYSLGGEFLGGWLNRLKSFSFSKNALPSGQVA